One genomic window of Paenisporosarcina antarctica includes the following:
- a CDS encoding SulP family inorganic anion transporter: MIGMNGLIDKIKLNWFSNIRGDVLAGIVVALALIPEAIAFSIIAGVNPMVGLYASFLIAVIIAFVGGRPGMISAATGAMALLMVPLVKDYGVEYLLAATILTGVIQILFGVFKVAKVMKFIPRAVMIGFVNALAILIFMAQVPHFLGISNLTYVFVAITLVIVYVLPRFLKAIPAPLIAIVALTALAIFSGFDLRTVGDLGTITQSLPSFFIPNVPFTLETIMIVLPFSFALAIVGLLESLLTATIVDDMTGTDSDKNKESRGQGIANIATGFFGGMAGCAMIGQSVINVKSGGRGRLSTLVAGLFLMFLIIVLGELVIQIPMPVLVGIMIMVAIGTFDWSSFTYLKKAPITDSIVMVATVSIVVLTHDLSKGVIAGVILSAIFFVAKISKIEVVKMIKGSEVYYEVKGQLFFASVESFVDSFDYYTEKENIVIDFSNTQVWDDSGVGAIDKVILKLRGNHNHVIITGLNSSSQKLVEKLAVYNNENAKVSAH, encoded by the coding sequence ATGATTGGGATGAATGGATTGATCGATAAAATTAAATTAAATTGGTTTTCTAACATACGAGGAGATGTATTGGCAGGAATTGTAGTAGCTTTAGCGCTCATTCCTGAAGCGATTGCCTTCTCTATTATTGCAGGGGTTAATCCAATGGTTGGACTTTATGCGTCCTTCCTTATTGCTGTAATCATCGCGTTTGTCGGAGGACGCCCGGGGATGATTTCAGCTGCCACAGGGGCCATGGCTTTACTAATGGTGCCATTAGTGAAAGATTATGGTGTCGAATATTTACTCGCTGCCACAATTTTAACTGGAGTTATTCAAATCCTGTTCGGGGTCTTCAAAGTAGCAAAAGTTATGAAATTTATACCACGTGCAGTAATGATTGGTTTCGTTAATGCACTTGCCATATTAATTTTTATGGCGCAAGTTCCTCACTTCTTAGGCATTTCAAATTTGACCTACGTGTTTGTAGCCATAACATTAGTAATCGTCTATGTTCTTCCTAGATTTTTAAAGGCTATTCCAGCCCCATTAATTGCTATTGTTGCTTTAACAGCGCTTGCTATTTTTTCTGGTTTTGATTTAAGAACGGTAGGGGATTTAGGAACTATTACGCAATCACTTCCTTCATTCTTCATTCCAAATGTGCCATTTACTTTAGAAACAATCATGATTGTTCTGCCTTTCTCATTTGCATTAGCAATCGTTGGATTACTAGAATCACTTCTAACTGCCACAATTGTTGATGATATGACAGGAACAGATAGTGATAAAAACAAAGAATCACGTGGACAAGGGATTGCTAACATTGCAACTGGATTCTTCGGTGGTATGGCCGGTTGCGCTATGATCGGTCAATCGGTTATAAATGTAAAATCAGGCGGACGTGGTCGGTTGTCAACATTGGTTGCAGGTCTATTCCTCATGTTCCTCATCATTGTTCTCGGAGAGTTAGTTATTCAAATTCCAATGCCAGTCTTAGTAGGTATAATGATTATGGTGGCTATTGGTACGTTTGATTGGTCTTCGTTTACGTATTTGAAAAAAGCACCAATTACCGATTCTATTGTAATGGTAGCTACGGTCTCAATCGTTGTGCTAACTCATGATCTTTCTAAAGGGGTTATTGCAGGGGTAATATTAAGTGCCATTTTCTTTGTTGCTAAAATTTCTAAAATTGAAGTGGTAAAAATGATAAAAGGAAGCGAAGTATATTACGAAGTCAAGGGACAATTGTTCTTTGCTTCAGTCGAAAGTTTTGTTGATTCTTTTGATTATTATACGGAAAAAGAAAATATTGTTATCGATTTTTCTAATACTCAAGTATGGGATGATTCAGGAGTAGGGGCTATTGATAAAGTGATTTTGAAACTTAGAGGAAACCATAATCATGTCATAATTACTGGTCTTAACTCAAGTAGTCAGAAATTAGTTGAAAAACTTGCGGTTTATAATAATGAAAACGCAAAAGTATCAGCACATTAA
- a CDS encoding YkvI family membrane protein, translating into MKKSLQMGSAFIGIVVGAGFASGQEILQYFTSFGYMGLVGALISAALFGYLGMNLTRLGSRMQTTSHKEVVYGISGKFIGRIVDSIIILTLFGVGVVMIAGAGSIFSQQFGLSSTLGSTVMVVAVIITIMLNVQKVIAIIAGMTPFLVLAVVLIAVYSIITMDMTFNELNLLANDQPTSLPNWFISSINYVSFNIAVGASMAIVMGGTEKDEKIAARGGLFGGLGLGILITLSYLAIFAKIDVVAGFDMPMLKIADDIHPILGLFMSLILFAMIYNTAVGMFFSFSARFVKMGTAKFRIFVIVTGIIAYLASFVGFTKLVSMFYPVVGYLGLFLVGAIIFASFKTPPVKNKSK; encoded by the coding sequence ATGAAGAAAAGTTTACAGATGGGTAGTGCCTTTATAGGCATAGTTGTTGGAGCGGGATTTGCTTCAGGACAAGAAATACTTCAGTACTTTACAAGTTTTGGATATATGGGGTTAGTTGGTGCCTTGATTTCGGCAGCCTTATTTGGTTACCTGGGCATGAATTTGACGAGACTCGGCAGTAGAATGCAAACGACTTCACATAAAGAAGTAGTTTATGGCATTAGCGGAAAGTTTATTGGCAGAATTGTCGATAGCATTATTATCCTCACTTTATTTGGCGTTGGGGTCGTCATGATTGCAGGAGCCGGTTCAATTTTCTCGCAGCAATTCGGACTATCCTCTACTCTAGGCAGTACTGTCATGGTGGTAGCAGTTATTATCACCATCATGTTAAACGTCCAAAAAGTCATCGCGATTATCGCAGGTATGACGCCATTCCTCGTGCTAGCTGTTGTTTTAATTGCTGTTTATAGCATTATCACGATGGATATGACTTTTAACGAGTTAAATTTACTAGCAAATGATCAGCCTACTTCTTTACCAAACTGGTTTATTTCTTCCATTAATTATGTTTCATTTAACATCGCAGTTGGAGCATCCATGGCTATCGTTATGGGTGGAACTGAGAAAGATGAGAAGATTGCAGCTCGTGGTGGATTGTTTGGTGGTCTCGGTCTTGGAATCTTGATCACCTTGAGCTACTTGGCAATCTTTGCGAAAATTGACGTAGTCGCAGGATTCGATATGCCTATGTTAAAAATTGCTGATGATATTCATCCTATTCTCGGATTATTTATGTCACTTATCTTATTTGCTATGATTTATAACACGGCAGTAGGGATGTTTTTCTCGTTCTCAGCACGCTTCGTTAAAATGGGAACTGCAAAATTTAGAATATTCGTCATCGTAACTGGCATCATCGCATATCTGGCAAGTTTTGTTGGATTCACAAAATTAGTTAGCATGTTCTATCCAGTTGTCGGTTATCTTGGTCTGTTCTTAGTAGGAGCAATTATTTTTGCTTCATTCAAGACACCACCTGTTAAAAATAAGAGTAAATAA
- a CDS encoding YczE/YyaS/YitT family protein, protein MKNRLIIAIFYLVGLTFLSLGISLIILADLGAGAWDAMYVGLNEHFGLSIGTWIFIIGILLIFINALLLKERIDVSAVIPVVTIGFLIDFWLLFVFDDFQVLVLAIQVAMLVGGVAIIAVGIACYLQSKIARNPMDTLMIAIQTITGKSMAVSKTMMELGVLIIAFILGGPIGFGTIFVTLLIGPMIQLFYSPVTKLRHRLCEDADRGPVKVNS, encoded by the coding sequence ATGAAAAATCGATTAATAATTGCTATATTTTATTTAGTTGGGTTAACGTTTTTGTCATTGGGAATTAGTTTAATTATTTTGGCTGATTTAGGTGCTGGTGCTTGGGATGCCATGTATGTGGGGTTAAATGAACATTTTGGCCTTAGTATAGGTACATGGATTTTTATTATCGGGATTTTACTAATTTTCATTAATGCGCTTCTATTAAAAGAACGAATTGATGTTTCTGCGGTGATCCCCGTAGTCACGATTGGGTTTTTAATTGATTTTTGGCTTTTATTTGTTTTTGATGATTTTCAGGTTCTTGTGCTTGCGATTCAAGTAGCTATGTTAGTTGGGGGAGTGGCAATCATTGCTGTGGGCATTGCTTGTTATTTACAGTCTAAAATTGCTCGCAACCCCATGGATACATTAATGATAGCCATTCAAACAATCACAGGGAAAAGCATGGCTGTCTCAAAAACGATGATGGAGCTTGGGGTGCTAATCATTGCATTCATACTTGGTGGTCCAATTGGTTTTGGTACGATATTTGTCACCCTGTTGATTGGTCCCATGATACAGTTATTCTATAGTCCGGTTACGAAGTTGCGTCACCGTCTATGTGAGGATGCTGATAGAGGTCCAGTCAAAGTTAATTCATAA
- a CDS encoding recombinase family protein, which translates to MNSCDIINELYWEVLDTVKYGYIRPFEEDELNSRQLQKLDNIELTHLFIENNSSAKNRVKLDTLLTTVKAGDVIYVYNLYVLADSTRHLLELLQQLTKRKVTVQFLANQINTSESSTYSFLTIIEELAQFQSQSISAKTKIGLLEAQKKGNNAGRPKKSMVSVNEAIEMYHSKKYSLEEIKVKTGISKSTLYRNLEN; encoded by the coding sequence ATGAACTCATGTGATATAATTAATGAATTATATTGGGAGGTTTTAGACACAGTGAAATATGGATATATTCGACCTTTCGAAGAAGATGAACTAAATTCACGTCAATTACAGAAACTAGACAATATTGAACTTACTCATCTTTTTATTGAAAATAATTCAAGTGCTAAAAATCGTGTTAAATTAGATACATTACTTACAACCGTGAAAGCTGGAGATGTTATATACGTTTATAACCTCTATGTCCTAGCAGATTCAACACGCCATCTATTAGAATTGTTGCAGCAATTAACTAAACGCAAAGTAACGGTACAATTTCTAGCAAATCAAATTAATACGTCGGAGTCTTCTACTTATTCTTTTCTCACGATCATAGAAGAATTAGCACAATTTCAATCACAATCCATCAGCGCTAAAACTAAAATCGGCTTACTTGAAGCACAAAAAAAGGGAAACAATGCTGGCCGTCCTAAAAAATCAATGGTAAGTGTTAATGAAGCAATCGAGATGTATCATTCCAAAAAATATTCTCTTGAGGAAATCAAAGTAAAAACAGGTATTAGTAAATCTACTTTATACAGAAACTTAGAAAACTAA
- a CDS encoding AarF/UbiB family protein has product MKTYQELANTVIISTKKNRLLNYDDSLELVGTGRSAFAFRIKFSNKAIKIFFPDFTHVAKEEAEIYHTLQNISYFPTIYESGQNYIVMDFIEGRTLYECINHGVSITTDHINEIDAALLTASNRGLNPSDIHLRNIIITPNQEIKLIDVARFRQTKDCTQWHDLKLVYHQLYLKRFFPKKIPTTMLNIMAFLYKKHLLPSYLSSSKMG; this is encoded by the coding sequence TTGAAGACTTATCAAGAGCTTGCAAATACAGTGATTATTTCCACCAAGAAAAATCGACTTCTTAATTATGATGATTCGTTAGAACTTGTAGGGACAGGAAGAAGTGCATTTGCCTTTCGAATTAAGTTTTCAAATAAAGCAATTAAGATCTTTTTCCCTGATTTTACTCATGTTGCAAAAGAAGAGGCTGAAATTTATCATACGCTACAAAATATTTCCTATTTTCCAACGATCTATGAGTCGGGTCAGAATTATATTGTAATGGACTTTATTGAGGGAAGAACTCTTTATGAGTGCATAAATCATGGAGTATCCATAACGACAGATCATATTAATGAAATTGATGCCGCGTTATTAACAGCTTCCAATAGAGGATTAAATCCTTCTGATATTCACTTGAGAAATATTATTATTACACCTAATCAAGAGATAAAGCTTATTGATGTAGCTCGTTTTAGGCAAACGAAAGATTGTACCCAGTGGCATGATCTTAAATTAGTTTACCATCAACTATATCTCAAACGGTTTTTTCCAAAGAAAATACCAACTACTATGTTGAATATCATGGCTTTTTTATATAAAAAACACTTGCTACCCAGTTATTTATCATCTTCTAAAATGGGTTAG
- a CDS encoding NAD(P)/FAD-dependent oxidoreductase — protein MKIYDLTIVGAGPVGLFTAFYGGMRQMSVKIIESLPNVGGQLTALYPEKYIYDIAGFPKVRAKDLVDNLSEQLSIFSPTIITGESVEDMTRLEDGTWKLTTEAGSHLTKTVIFTTGNGAFEPKRLELKEATKYESTQLHYFVNDMGTFAGKDVVLFGGGDSAVDWALMLEPIANSVTLVHRRDSFRAHEHSIELLHQSSVIVKTPYVVDHFEPEGDTFTHIAVRKSDGEVELLKADHVIVNYGFRSHIGNMKNWGMDMERQAIQVNSQMETTLPGVYAVGDSNIYKGKVKLIACGFGEAPIAINAAKHFVDPETKNHVKHSTDLFSH, from the coding sequence ATGAAAATTTATGATCTTACTATAGTAGGGGCAGGACCAGTTGGATTATTCACCGCTTTTTACGGTGGTATGCGTCAAATGTCAGTTAAAATAATCGAAAGTTTACCAAATGTCGGGGGGCAGTTAACTGCTCTCTACCCTGAAAAATACATTTATGATATTGCTGGATTTCCAAAAGTAAGAGCAAAAGATTTAGTCGATAATTTATCAGAACAACTTTCCATTTTTTCACCTACCATCATAACTGGTGAATCTGTGGAGGACATGACTCGCTTAGAAGACGGAACATGGAAACTAACCACTGAAGCAGGTTCTCACCTTACAAAAACAGTTATATTCACAACAGGAAATGGTGCATTCGAACCAAAACGCTTAGAACTTAAGGAAGCAACTAAATACGAAAGCACTCAACTTCATTACTTTGTTAATGATATGGGAACATTCGCCGGGAAAGATGTAGTGTTATTTGGGGGCGGCGATTCAGCTGTCGACTGGGCACTTATGCTCGAACCAATCGCTAACTCAGTCACGCTTGTTCATCGAAGAGATTCGTTCCGCGCGCATGAGCACAGTATAGAGTTGCTTCATCAATCTTCGGTCATTGTCAAAACACCTTATGTTGTTGACCATTTTGAACCTGAAGGGGACACTTTTACACATATCGCAGTGAGAAAATCAGACGGAGAAGTCGAATTACTCAAGGCAGATCATGTCATCGTAAACTACGGTTTCCGTTCACATATCGGCAACATGAAAAATTGGGGCATGGATATGGAACGCCAAGCGATTCAGGTTAATTCTCAAATGGAAACGACACTTCCTGGCGTTTATGCTGTCGGTGATAGCAATATCTACAAAGGTAAAGTTAAACTTATCGCTTGTGGATTTGGTGAAGCACCTATCGCCATTAATGCTGCGAAACACTTTGTCGATCCAGAAACGAAAAACCATGTGAAGCACTCGACAGACTTGTTTTCACATTAA
- a CDS encoding type 1 glutamine amidotransferase domain-containing protein: MTKKILMVLTSTDKMGEDNPTGTWLSEFADAYLAFKKQGYDVTVSSILGGKAPVDPASIDENTPQEILDAEKYLANTVSIEEVEMGEHEVIFLPGGHGTMFDFPENKKLQSLLREFYEADKYVVSVCHGPAGLVGATLSNGQPLVKGKRVSGFTDAEERETTLDSLMPFLLESKLRELGATVETVPNWSEHSVVDGKLITGQNPQSTPLVVKELLKKI, encoded by the coding sequence ATGACAAAGAAAATATTAATGGTTTTAACTAGTACTGATAAAATGGGTGAAGATAATCCAACAGGTACATGGTTATCTGAATTTGCAGATGCTTACTTGGCGTTTAAGAAGCAAGGATACGACGTGACAGTAAGTAGTATTTTGGGTGGTAAAGCCCCTGTAGATCCTGCTAGCATTGATGAAAATACACCACAAGAGATTTTGGATGCCGAAAAGTATTTAGCGAATACAGTATCTATTGAAGAAGTCGAAATGGGTGAACACGAAGTAATATTCCTTCCAGGTGGTCATGGTACGATGTTTGATTTTCCTGAGAATAAAAAGCTACAGAGTTTATTGCGGGAATTTTATGAAGCGGACAAGTACGTAGTATCTGTATGTCACGGTCCAGCTGGTCTAGTCGGAGCTACACTTTCAAATGGTCAACCTCTCGTGAAAGGTAAACGAGTAAGTGGGTTCACGGATGCAGAAGAACGCGAGACAACATTAGATTCATTGATGCCATTTTTATTAGAAAGCAAACTTCGTGAACTTGGTGCTACAGTTGAAACTGTACCAAATTGGTCTGAACACTCAGTGGTAGATGGTAAGTTAATTACAGGACAAAATCCACAATCAACACCACTGGTCGTGAAAGAATTATTAAAGAAAATATAA
- a CDS encoding EAL domain-containing protein, with protein MFFLNSCIHCGISFDFYQEGFIFIESKQIQQHITSAYQLMNDYVAFAPYSSLDMVEDELIRLNHSTDVKMGLSRTKRLEKVIDIQTFKLRFYEKDTVNFIQHGQMVSHLQPIINLHSNEVYGYESLLRTKDSDVTFSPMKLFDIAAKTGLHSLLDQRAREEAIKVRQGNVPVGTKSFINFLPSTIYNPDFCLQHTFKLVEKYQVNPEDLVFEVVETEKIIDVGHLKKVLDRYKKEGMKVALDDVGSGFSTLDMLELLRPDYVKIDRSYISNCDQDQSKLAFLNEANERAHALGIITLAEGIERIEEAQVCESLGYDLGQGYLFGKPSKTTKSSVTVTSP; from the coding sequence GTGTTTTTTTTGAATAGTTGCATTCACTGCGGAATTTCATTTGACTTTTATCAAGAAGGATTTATATTCATTGAATCCAAACAGATTCAACAACATATAACAAGTGCATATCAATTAATGAATGATTATGTCGCTTTCGCTCCATATTCCTCATTAGACATGGTTGAAGACGAATTAATAAGACTTAACCACTCAACTGACGTAAAAATGGGACTGTCTCGTACGAAACGACTTGAGAAAGTCATTGATATACAAACATTTAAACTACGTTTTTATGAAAAAGATACTGTCAACTTTATTCAACATGGACAAATGGTTAGCCATTTACAACCAATTATTAATTTACACTCAAATGAAGTGTATGGGTACGAATCCTTACTGAGAACAAAAGACTCAGATGTGACATTTTCACCTATGAAATTATTTGATATTGCAGCTAAAACTGGTCTTCATTCTTTGCTCGATCAACGTGCTCGTGAAGAAGCAATAAAAGTGCGTCAAGGTAACGTTCCTGTTGGCACAAAAAGCTTTATAAATTTCTTACCTTCTACCATTTATAATCCAGATTTCTGCTTACAACATACATTTAAACTAGTAGAAAAATATCAAGTAAACCCGGAAGACTTAGTTTTCGAAGTAGTAGAAACCGAAAAGATTATTGACGTAGGACATTTAAAAAAAGTCTTAGATCGTTACAAAAAAGAAGGAATGAAAGTTGCATTAGACGATGTTGGATCTGGATTCTCAACCCTAGATATGTTGGAATTACTCAGACCAGATTATGTGAAAATCGATCGTTCTTACATTTCCAATTGCGATCAAGATCAAAGCAAACTAGCCTTCTTAAATGAAGCGAATGAGCGTGCACATGCACTTGGAATTATTACACTTGCAGAAGGAATCGAGAGAATCGAAGAAGCGCAAGTTTGTGAAAGTTTAGGCTATGATTTAGGACAAGGTTACCTCTTCGGAAAACCTTCAAAGACGACAAAATCGTCCGTCACAGTCACGTCTCCATAA